A genomic window from Paramormyrops kingsleyae isolate MSU_618 chromosome 23, PKINGS_0.4, whole genome shotgun sequence includes:
- the LOC111846942 gene encoding sodium-dependent neutral amino acid transporter B(0)AT1-like isoform X1, whose amino-acid sequence MKLQLPNPGLEERIPSHQELEKMEVEEAGDRPKWDNKAQYMLTCVGFCVGLGNVWRFPYLCQSHGGGAFMIPFLILLVLEGIPLLHLEFAIGQRLRKGSVGVWTAIHPYLTGVGIASMFVSFLVGLYYNTIIAWVMWYFFNSFQEPLPWSQCPINENKTGLVSECARSSPMDYFWYRETLNISTAIEDSGGLQWWMVLCLICAWTVLYVCCIRGIETTGKAVYVTSSLPYVVLTIFLLRGLTLKGSLSGIKFLFTPNMDELMNPTTWLDAGAQVFYSFGLAWGGLISFSSYNPVHNNCERDAVTLSVINGLTSVYSATVIYSIIGFRATEKYEDCFGRNIISLMNAFNLPEGIITKHNYETTLQNLNSTSPQIIQGLKLKTCNMKTFLNEGVEGTGLAFIVFTEAITKMPFSPLWSILFFIMLFCLGLSTMFGNMEGVVAPLQDLKIFPKNWPKEVLTGSVCLVSFIIAVIFVQRSGNYWLALFDSFAGSIPLLIIAFCEMVSVVYIYGIDRFNRDIEFMIGHKPNIFWQATWRLISPLIVLVIFVFYLITKLSVEFTYIVWDPASENFPTMLKRTYPHWVHLIILILAGVPSLTVPFVATIKLLWNFMKRKDDDQKADIVTLTKSEKDTKHQKMTTDSIQQQF is encoded by the exons ATGAAGCTGCAGCTGCCCAACCCAGGTCTGGAGGAGCGGATCCCGTCCCACCAGGAGCTGGAGAagatggaggtggaggaggctgGGGACAGACCCAAATGGGACAATAAGGCTCAGTACATGCTGACCTGTGTGGGCTTCTGTGTGGGTCTGGGTAACGTCTGGAGATTCCCCTACCTGTGCCAGAGTCACGGAGGAG GTGCGTTCATGATCCCGTTCCTGATCCTGCTGGTCCTGGAGGGAATCCCCCTGCTGCACCTGGAGTTTGCCATCGGCCAGCGACTCAGGAAGGGCAGCGTGGGGGTCTGGACGGCCATTCATCCCTACCTCACCGGTGTGG GAATCGCATCCATGTTTGTCTCCTTCCTGGTTGGACTGTACTACAACACCATCATTGCCTGGGTCATGTGGTACTTCTTCAACTCCTTCCAGGAGCCGCTGCCATGGAGTCAATGTCCTatcaatgaaaacaaaacag gcctggTGTCAGAGTGCGCCAGGAGCTCCCCAATGGATTACTTCTGGTACCGGGAGACCCTCAATATCTCAACAGCCATAGAGGATTCTGGGGGCCTGCAGTGGTGGATGGTCCTGTGCCTGATATGTGCCTGGACTGTGCTCTATGTCTGCTGCATCAGGGGCATTGAGACCACTGGCAAG GCTGTGTACGTGACTTCCTCCCTTCCCTACGTCGTGCTCACCATCTTCCTGTTGAGAGGTTTGACCCTCAAAGGCTCTCTGAGTGGCATCAAGTTCCTCTTCACCCCAAAT ATGGACGAACTCATGAATCCAACTACCTGGCTGGATGCTGGTGCCCAGGTCTTTTATTCATTTGGACTAGCTTGGGGGGGTCTGATCTCCTTCTCCAGCTATAACCCAGTCCA CAACAACTGTGAACGTGACGCTGTGACTCTTTCAGTGATCAACGGTCTCACATCTGTTTACTCAGCTACTGTCATCTACTCCATCATTGGCTTCCGCGCCACAGAGAAATATGAAGACTGTTTTGGAAG AAACATCATTTCACTGATGAATGCTTTCAATCTACCTGAAGGCATCATCACAAAACATAATTATGAAACCACTCTACAGAATCTTAACAGCACATCTCCACAGATCATCCAAGGTCTGAAACTGAAGACTTGTAATATGAAGACATTTCTTAATGAG GGTGTCGAGGGCACCGGTCTGGCCTTTATCGTCTTCACAGAGGCCATCACCAAGATGCCGTTTTCTCCACTGTGGTCCATCCTCTTCTTCATCATGCTCTTCTGTCTGGGGTTGTCCACCATGTTCGGCAACATGGAGGGTGTGGTCGCACCCCTGCAGGACCTCAAAATCTTTCCTAAAAATTGGCCCAAGGAGGTACTTACAG GTTCAGTATGTCTGGTCTCCTTCATCATAGCCGTGATATTTGTGCAGAGGTCCGGTAACTACTGGCTGGCTCTGTTTGACAGCTTTGCTGGTTCTATCCCATTACTGATCATCGCGTTCTGCGAGATGGTGTCTGTGGTTTACATCTACGGAATAGACAG GTTTAACAGAGACATTGAGTTCATGATTGGACACAAGCCCAACATCTTCTGGCAGGCGACGTGGCGGCTCATAAGTCCCCTCATCGTGCTGGTCATTTTCGTGTTCTACCTCATCACCAAGCTCAGTGTGGAGTTCACCTACATCGTCTGGGATCCAGCCTCA GAAAATTTCCCCACCATGCTAAAACGGACTTACCCTCACTGGGTCCACCTTATAATACTCATCTTGGCCGGCGTACCGAGCCTTACGGTACCATTTGTTGCAACCATTAAACTTCTGTGGAACTTCATGAAAAGGAAAGATGATGACCAGAAAGCTGATATCGTGACTCTCACAAAGTCAGAAAAAGACACTAAACACCAGAAAATGACCACCGATTCCATTCAACAGCAGTTTTAG
- the LOC111846942 gene encoding sodium-dependent neutral amino acid transporter B(0)AT1-like isoform X2, with product MRVSYLTCRRMHVTETDPPGAFMIPFLILLVLEGIPLLHLEFAIGQRLRKGSVGVWTAIHPYLTGVGIASMFVSFLVGLYYNTIIAWVMWYFFNSFQEPLPWSQCPINENKTGLVSECARSSPMDYFWYRETLNISTAIEDSGGLQWWMVLCLICAWTVLYVCCIRGIETTGKAVYVTSSLPYVVLTIFLLRGLTLKGSLSGIKFLFTPNMDELMNPTTWLDAGAQVFYSFGLAWGGLISFSSYNPVHNNCERDAVTLSVINGLTSVYSATVIYSIIGFRATEKYEDCFGRNIISLMNAFNLPEGIITKHNYETTLQNLNSTSPQIIQGLKLKTCNMKTFLNEGVEGTGLAFIVFTEAITKMPFSPLWSILFFIMLFCLGLSTMFGNMEGVVAPLQDLKIFPKNWPKEVLTGSVCLVSFIIAVIFVQRSGNYWLALFDSFAGSIPLLIIAFCEMVSVVYIYGIDRFNRDIEFMIGHKPNIFWQATWRLISPLIVLVIFVFYLITKLSVEFTYIVWDPASENFPTMLKRTYPHWVHLIILILAGVPSLTVPFVATIKLLWNFMKRKDDDQKADIVTLTKSEKDTKHQKMTTDSIQQQF from the exons ATGAGAGTATCTTATCTTACGTGCAGAAGAATGCATGTGACAGAAACTGACCCGCCAG GTGCGTTCATGATCCCGTTCCTGATCCTGCTGGTCCTGGAGGGAATCCCCCTGCTGCACCTGGAGTTTGCCATCGGCCAGCGACTCAGGAAGGGCAGCGTGGGGGTCTGGACGGCCATTCATCCCTACCTCACCGGTGTGG GAATCGCATCCATGTTTGTCTCCTTCCTGGTTGGACTGTACTACAACACCATCATTGCCTGGGTCATGTGGTACTTCTTCAACTCCTTCCAGGAGCCGCTGCCATGGAGTCAATGTCCTatcaatgaaaacaaaacag gcctggTGTCAGAGTGCGCCAGGAGCTCCCCAATGGATTACTTCTGGTACCGGGAGACCCTCAATATCTCAACAGCCATAGAGGATTCTGGGGGCCTGCAGTGGTGGATGGTCCTGTGCCTGATATGTGCCTGGACTGTGCTCTATGTCTGCTGCATCAGGGGCATTGAGACCACTGGCAAG GCTGTGTACGTGACTTCCTCCCTTCCCTACGTCGTGCTCACCATCTTCCTGTTGAGAGGTTTGACCCTCAAAGGCTCTCTGAGTGGCATCAAGTTCCTCTTCACCCCAAAT ATGGACGAACTCATGAATCCAACTACCTGGCTGGATGCTGGTGCCCAGGTCTTTTATTCATTTGGACTAGCTTGGGGGGGTCTGATCTCCTTCTCCAGCTATAACCCAGTCCA CAACAACTGTGAACGTGACGCTGTGACTCTTTCAGTGATCAACGGTCTCACATCTGTTTACTCAGCTACTGTCATCTACTCCATCATTGGCTTCCGCGCCACAGAGAAATATGAAGACTGTTTTGGAAG AAACATCATTTCACTGATGAATGCTTTCAATCTACCTGAAGGCATCATCACAAAACATAATTATGAAACCACTCTACAGAATCTTAACAGCACATCTCCACAGATCATCCAAGGTCTGAAACTGAAGACTTGTAATATGAAGACATTTCTTAATGAG GGTGTCGAGGGCACCGGTCTGGCCTTTATCGTCTTCACAGAGGCCATCACCAAGATGCCGTTTTCTCCACTGTGGTCCATCCTCTTCTTCATCATGCTCTTCTGTCTGGGGTTGTCCACCATGTTCGGCAACATGGAGGGTGTGGTCGCACCCCTGCAGGACCTCAAAATCTTTCCTAAAAATTGGCCCAAGGAGGTACTTACAG GTTCAGTATGTCTGGTCTCCTTCATCATAGCCGTGATATTTGTGCAGAGGTCCGGTAACTACTGGCTGGCTCTGTTTGACAGCTTTGCTGGTTCTATCCCATTACTGATCATCGCGTTCTGCGAGATGGTGTCTGTGGTTTACATCTACGGAATAGACAG GTTTAACAGAGACATTGAGTTCATGATTGGACACAAGCCCAACATCTTCTGGCAGGCGACGTGGCGGCTCATAAGTCCCCTCATCGTGCTGGTCATTTTCGTGTTCTACCTCATCACCAAGCTCAGTGTGGAGTTCACCTACATCGTCTGGGATCCAGCCTCA GAAAATTTCCCCACCATGCTAAAACGGACTTACCCTCACTGGGTCCACCTTATAATACTCATCTTGGCCGGCGTACCGAGCCTTACGGTACCATTTGTTGCAACCATTAAACTTCTGTGGAACTTCATGAAAAGGAAAGATGATGACCAGAAAGCTGATATCGTGACTCTCACAAAGTCAGAAAAAGACACTAAACACCAGAAAATGACCACCGATTCCATTCAACAGCAGTTTTAG